One Brevibacterium spongiae DNA segment encodes these proteins:
- a CDS encoding amino acid permease: MTAPSTPSTPSSPSPTGVLRQLGRRKSISAMTAEAHATEQSAESGRLRRTFGVFQLTMISVGATLGTGILVILGEAVPIAGPAVWLAFVLAGITALLSAVSYAEMAGMVPVSGSSYSYSYATLGEGVAWVCGWCLVLEYAVSVAAVAVGAADYVNETLRVFGVELPASLTTGPGLADNPGGVINVSALVVVALATVLLMRGARESGVVNTVLVFVKLGILVFFAIVAFTAFKAGNFAPMLPMGAAGVTAAASSVFFSYIGFDAASTAGEEAKNPRRDLPRAIIFSMLIVTAMYVLVAVTAIGARHWQWFDSAHAPLVQIVEEITDSNVAVLLFAVAAVLAIFSVVITVLYGQSRILLTMSRDGMVPKIFGRVSSRTGTPLAGTLIIGGLVAITAAFIPLGELADATSIGTLFAFFLVNLAVIYLRFKRPDLDRSFKVPFGPVVPVLGALSCAFLMVNLGGRTWIVFAAWMAVGAIVYFTYSRRHSVVGHLSEQDYRTTVDA; this comes from the coding sequence ATGACCGCACCTTCGACTCCATCCACCCCGTCGTCGCCCTCGCCCACCGGCGTGCTGCGGCAGCTGGGACGGCGCAAATCGATCAGCGCCATGACCGCCGAGGCGCACGCCACGGAACAGTCCGCGGAGTCGGGTCGGCTGCGGCGGACCTTCGGCGTCTTCCAGCTGACGATGATCAGCGTCGGCGCCACCTTGGGCACGGGCATCCTCGTCATCCTCGGTGAGGCTGTTCCCATCGCCGGCCCTGCCGTGTGGCTGGCGTTCGTCCTGGCCGGCATCACGGCGCTGCTCTCAGCGGTCAGCTACGCGGAGATGGCGGGCATGGTGCCGGTGTCCGGATCGAGCTATTCGTACTCGTATGCCACCCTCGGTGAGGGTGTGGCCTGGGTCTGCGGCTGGTGCCTCGTCCTCGAATACGCGGTCTCGGTCGCTGCGGTTGCGGTCGGGGCGGCCGACTACGTCAATGAGACCCTGCGTGTCTTCGGCGTCGAACTGCCGGCCTCGCTGACCACGGGTCCCGGCCTGGCGGACAACCCCGGCGGAGTCATCAACGTCTCGGCCCTCGTGGTCGTGGCCCTGGCGACCGTGCTGCTCATGCGCGGTGCCCGCGAGTCCGGTGTCGTCAACACGGTCCTCGTCTTCGTCAAGCTCGGCATCCTCGTGTTCTTCGCGATCGTCGCGTTCACCGCGTTCAAAGCCGGAAACTTCGCACCGATGCTGCCGATGGGCGCCGCCGGTGTCACTGCGGCCGCGTCGAGCGTGTTCTTCTCCTATATCGGCTTCGATGCCGCCTCGACGGCCGGCGAGGAGGCGAAGAACCCGCGGCGAGACCTCCCGCGGGCCATCATCTTCTCCATGCTCATCGTCACCGCGATGTACGTCCTCGTCGCCGTCACAGCGATCGGCGCCCGGCACTGGCAGTGGTTCGACTCCGCGCACGCCCCGCTGGTCCAGATCGTCGAGGAGATCACCGACTCGAATGTGGCTGTGCTGCTCTTCGCCGTGGCCGCGGTGCTCGCGATCTTCTCCGTGGTCATCACGGTCCTCTACGGACAGTCGCGGATCCTTTTGACGATGTCGCGCGACGGCATGGTCCCGAAGATCTTCGGTCGCGTCTCCTCGCGCACGGGCACTCCCCTGGCCGGAACCCTCATCATCGGCGGACTCGTGGCGATCACCGCGGCGTTCATCCCGCTGGGTGAGCTCGCCGATGCCACGAGCATCGGCACGCTCTTCGCGTTCTTCCTGGTCAATCTCGCCGTTATCTACCTGCGGTTCAAACGCCCCGATCTCGACCGGTCGTTCAAGGTTCCCTTCGGTCCGGTCGTACCGGTGCTGGGCGCACTGTCGTGCGCGTTCCTCATGGTCAACCTCGGCGGGCGGACCTGGATCGTCTTCGCCGCCTGGATGGCCGTCGGCGCGATCGTCTACTTCACCTACAGCCGCCGCCACTCCGTCGTCGGTCACCTGAGCGAACAGGACTACCGCACCACCGTAGACGCCTGA
- a CDS encoding helix-turn-helix domain-containing protein — MRKDCLITDEQAKAAIELFDKGHGYAATATKLDVHKPTLKLLHDRWLVRGTISVMEPHQPRRIPAETKIATAKRYLDGEHKVVLAQELGLASSRTVVDWAKKYRDKGEDAFATPPPAKGKTARIRALDNGQDPDADPAPSKPDLMAKKTHVEDISLAEYRQLQDRLLRAEAENAYLKKLRALRQKGQL; from the coding sequence ATGCGTAAGGACTGTCTGATCACAGACGAACAAGCCAAAGCCGCGATCGAGCTCTTCGACAAAGGGCACGGCTACGCCGCGACCGCCACGAAGCTCGACGTGCATAAACCCACGCTCAAACTCCTCCACGACCGGTGGCTGGTGCGTGGAACAATATCGGTCATGGAACCGCACCAGCCCCGCCGCATACCGGCAGAGACAAAGATCGCGACTGCGAAACGGTACCTCGACGGCGAACACAAAGTCGTCCTGGCTCAAGAGCTTGGCCTGGCATCCTCACGCACCGTCGTTGATTGGGCGAAGAAATACCGGGACAAGGGCGAAGACGCGTTCGCGACACCGCCGCCGGCCAAAGGCAAGACAGCACGAATACGAGCCCTCGACAACGGTCAGGACCCCGATGCTGATCCGGCCCCATCCAAGCCAGACCTGATGGCGAAGAAGACGCATGTCGAGGACATCAGCCTGGCCGAGTACCGGCAGCTACAAGACCGGCTGCTGCGGGCTGAAGCGGAGAACGCTTACTTGAAAAAACTGCGGGCCTTGAGGCAAAAAGGGCAGCTGTGA
- a CDS encoding IS3 family transposase: protein MKARIVASLKADYPLPLLLQVAGLARSTFFYHQKRFDVRPDPYAQVRTLIEDIFEKSHKRYGHRKIWAVLVKQGITIAKKTVLRLMRDMGLQTEVRKKKFDSHRGTVGAVADNVLNREFTADEPNEKWVSDVTEFAVEDKKLYLSPVIDLFDAGVVSYSMSTSPNTALTNESLRSACQGLPPGQTPLVHTDQGFQYQHVSWASILAKHGATASMSRKGNCWDNAMAENFFGQLKSEMFYLQKFDSVDDLKAAIDEYIHWYNYERISTRLGDLAPMEYRSKTAKDGEPIYELC, encoded by the coding sequence GTGAAAGCACGCATCGTTGCCAGTCTCAAGGCAGACTATCCACTGCCATTGCTGCTGCAGGTCGCGGGTTTGGCCCGGTCGACGTTCTTCTATCACCAGAAACGATTCGACGTGAGACCCGACCCATACGCGCAGGTGAGAACCCTCATCGAGGACATCTTCGAGAAGAGTCACAAACGTTACGGGCACCGCAAGATCTGGGCTGTCTTGGTCAAACAGGGCATCACGATCGCGAAGAAGACGGTGCTGCGATTGATGCGTGACATGGGTCTGCAGACCGAGGTGCGGAAGAAGAAATTCGACTCCCATCGCGGCACGGTCGGGGCCGTTGCTGACAACGTACTCAATCGGGAGTTCACCGCTGATGAACCGAACGAGAAATGGGTTTCTGACGTCACGGAATTCGCTGTTGAAGACAAGAAACTGTATCTGTCACCAGTGATCGATCTGTTCGATGCCGGTGTGGTGTCGTACTCGATGTCGACGTCACCGAACACGGCATTGACGAACGAATCATTGAGGAGTGCTTGTCAGGGGCTTCCGCCGGGTCAGACACCGTTGGTGCATACCGATCAGGGGTTTCAGTACCAGCACGTGTCCTGGGCGTCGATCCTGGCCAAGCACGGTGCGACAGCGTCGATGTCGCGGAAGGGAAACTGCTGGGATAACGCGATGGCGGAGAACTTCTTCGGGCAGTTGAAGTCCGAAATGTTCTATCTGCAGAAATTCGACTCAGTCGATGACCTCAAAGCCGCGATCGATGAGTACATTCATTGGTACAACTACGAAAGGATCTCGACACGACTTGGCGATCTTGCCCCGATGGAATATCGAAGCAAGACCGCCAAGGATGGTGAGCCTATTTACGAACTATGCTGA
- the rlmB gene encoding 23S rRNA (guanosine(2251)-2'-O)-methyltransferase RlmB, protein MASTPRSGGSKKGPTKGSGGKNKRSLRGKGPTPKAEDRVYHKAHKAAQHRKSANASAQAKRRKKELGPNMVAGRNSVLEALREGVPATAMYVSGRIDSDDRVRESITLATQRGISMLEASKPDLDRLTDDAIHQGIALQVPPYEYADPSDLLEYAADRAETPLIVALDGVTDPRNLGAIVRSTAAFGGHGVIIPERRAASMTAAAWKTSAGAAARIRVAQVVNLARAIDELKKQNVFVVGLDMDGDVELPELTFSRDPLCIVVGSEGKGISRLISEKCDQIVSIPIAATTESLNAGIAAAVSLYEVARSRRA, encoded by the coding sequence ATGGCTTCAACTCCCCGCTCCGGCGGTTCGAAGAAGGGCCCGACCAAGGGGTCGGGCGGCAAGAACAAGCGCAGTCTGCGCGGCAAGGGCCCGACACCCAAGGCCGAGGACCGTGTCTACCACAAGGCGCACAAGGCCGCGCAGCACCGGAAGTCCGCGAACGCCTCGGCACAGGCGAAGCGGCGGAAGAAGGAGCTCGGACCGAACATGGTCGCCGGGCGCAACTCCGTCCTCGAAGCGCTGCGCGAAGGGGTTCCGGCCACCGCGATGTACGTCTCCGGGCGCATCGACTCCGATGACCGTGTGCGCGAGTCCATCACCTTGGCCACTCAGCGCGGAATCTCGATGCTCGAGGCGAGCAAGCCCGACCTCGACCGTCTCACCGATGACGCGATCCACCAGGGCATCGCCCTGCAGGTCCCGCCGTACGAATACGCCGATCCCTCTGACCTGCTCGAATACGCGGCCGACCGGGCCGAGACCCCGCTGATCGTCGCACTGGACGGGGTGACCGACCCGCGCAACCTCGGCGCGATCGTGCGCTCGACTGCGGCCTTCGGCGGACACGGAGTGATCATTCCGGAACGGCGGGCCGCCTCGATGACGGCTGCGGCGTGGAAGACCTCTGCAGGTGCGGCCGCACGGATCCGTGTGGCCCAGGTCGTCAACCTCGCCCGCGCCATCGACGAGCTGAAGAAGCAGAACGTCTTCGTCGTCGGCCTCGATATGGATGGCGACGTCGAACTGCCCGAGCTCACGTTCAGCCGCGACCCGCTGTGCATCGTCGTCGGCTCCGAAGGTAAGGGGATCTCGCGCCTGATCTCGGAGAAGTGCGACCAGATCGTGTCGATCCCGATCGCCGCGACCACCGAATCGCTCAATGCGGGCATCGCCGCGGCAGTGTCCCTCTACGAAGTGGCCCGATCCCGCCGCGCCTGA
- the cysS gene encoding cysteine--tRNA ligase gives MTISLYNTASRTTEELRPVHDGQVGIYVCGATVQGEPHIGHLRSASVFDTLRRWLLYSGFQVTMVRNVTDIDDKILSKSVEEGREWFAHAYKYERAFTAAYNALDVLPPSSEPRATGHITEMIELISRLIEAGHAYPALDGSADVYFDAASWSEYGALTNQKLEDMELAEGADLRGKKDARDFALWKAHKDSEPITASWPSPWGRGRPGWHIECSAMSTKYLGSNFDIHGGGLDLRFPHHENELAQSRAAGDGFANIWMHSGLLNVGGDKMSKSLGNSVFASDLFESFSPLAVRYFLTGASYRSILDFSNEAMARSAASLERLQNFLQRARQSLGADAPALPDVTDGYAGRSVDVPVEFAAALDDDLGVPRALSVVFATVTEGAKLLDAGRDRDGLARTVAEVELMLDILGVNPSAAVWAGSAADAKAESALDSLVAAMANRRAEAKQDKDFATADAIRDELAAAGVVIEDTADGYRYHLGEG, from the coding sequence GTGACTATCTCGCTCTATAACACCGCCAGCCGCACGACCGAAGAACTGCGCCCCGTCCACGACGGTCAGGTGGGGATCTACGTCTGCGGCGCCACGGTGCAGGGCGAACCGCATATCGGCCACCTGCGATCGGCGTCGGTGTTCGACACTCTGCGTCGCTGGCTGCTCTACAGCGGGTTTCAGGTGACGATGGTCCGCAACGTCACGGACATCGACGACAAGATCCTGTCGAAGTCCGTCGAAGAGGGCCGTGAGTGGTTCGCTCACGCGTACAAGTACGAGCGTGCCTTCACCGCCGCCTATAACGCACTCGACGTGCTGCCGCCGAGCAGTGAGCCGCGCGCGACCGGGCACATCACCGAGATGATCGAACTCATCTCCCGTCTCATCGAGGCCGGTCATGCCTACCCTGCTCTCGACGGCAGCGCCGATGTCTACTTCGACGCCGCCTCGTGGAGCGAATACGGGGCGTTGACGAACCAGAAGCTCGAGGACATGGAACTGGCCGAGGGCGCCGATCTGCGCGGGAAGAAGGACGCCCGGGACTTCGCGCTGTGGAAGGCGCACAAGGACTCCGAGCCGATCACCGCCTCCTGGCCCTCCCCGTGGGGCCGAGGCAGGCCGGGCTGGCACATCGAATGCTCGGCCATGTCGACGAAGTACCTGGGGTCGAACTTCGACATCCACGGCGGCGGACTCGACCTGCGCTTCCCCCACCACGAGAACGAGCTCGCCCAATCCCGGGCCGCCGGGGATGGCTTCGCGAACATCTGGATGCATTCGGGTCTGCTCAATGTGGGCGGGGACAAGATGTCGAAGTCCCTGGGCAACTCGGTCTTCGCCTCCGACCTGTTCGAGAGCTTCAGCCCGCTGGCCGTGCGCTACTTCCTCACGGGAGCCAGCTACCGGTCGATCCTCGATTTCTCGAATGAGGCCATGGCGCGCTCCGCGGCCTCCCTCGAACGCCTGCAGAACTTCCTCCAGCGTGCCCGCCAGTCACTCGGGGCCGATGCTCCGGCACTGCCCGATGTCACTGACGGCTACGCCGGACGCAGCGTCGACGTTCCCGTCGAATTCGCCGCCGCCCTCGATGATGACCTCGGAGTGCCGCGGGCGCTGTCCGTGGTCTTCGCGACCGTCACGGAGGGGGCGAAGCTCCTCGACGCCGGACGCGATCGTGACGGCCTTGCGCGGACCGTCGCCGAGGTCGAACTCATGCTCGACATCCTCGGCGTCAATCCCAGCGCTGCAGTCTGGGCAGGCTCGGCTGCCGACGCGAAGGCCGAATCCGCGCTCGACTCGCTCGTGGCCGCCATGGCGAACCGACGTGCCGAGGCGAAGCAGGACAAGGACTTCGCCACCGCGGATGCCATCCGCGACGAACTCGCCGCGGCCGGCGTCGTCATCGAGGACACGGCCGACGGATACCGCTACCACCTCGGCGAGGGCTGA
- a CDS encoding sodium-dependent transporter gives MSPKSSPQREVFVSRGAFIFAAIGSAVGLGNIWRFPYVTYDNGGGAFIIPYLVALLTAGIPLLFFYYAMGHRSRGSAPLAYRMTHKAAEPIGWFATGVAIVIGIYYAAIIGWAGSYMFFSLKESWGDNAEEFFFSEYLKMGDPGISLDFVPAVLIPVIIVWAIVLVVLLMGVQNGIAGFSKIFIPLLIILFLALVVRSLFLPGAAEGLDALFTPDFAALADHKVWIAAYGQIFFSLSIAFGIMITYASYLKKKTNLTGAGLVVGFSNSAFEILAGIGIFAALGFMATAQGVEVADVASSGIGLAFVGFPTLISEMPGGAIFGFVFFACLVFAGLTSLISIVQVPIQALRDKFRVSNKASTAWVVGVMAVVSILLMPTVTGLYALDTMDAFANNLGIVGSAVLAIIVVAWLLRKMPVFSRHLNAVSSFKLGPIWMALISITGVVLVYMLITQIIAYATDGYEDYPPLILGVYGWGMIALLIVASIILTLVKWPKKTIDDMHEAIADSVAEDNLRNETKGV, from the coding sequence ATGTCTCCAAAGTCTTCACCCCAGAGGGAGGTCTTCGTCTCCCGCGGCGCGTTCATCTTCGCGGCCATCGGTTCGGCGGTCGGCCTCGGCAACATCTGGCGCTTCCCGTATGTCACGTATGACAACGGCGGCGGCGCCTTCATCATCCCCTACCTCGTCGCTCTGCTCACTGCGGGCATCCCGCTGCTGTTCTTCTACTATGCGATGGGCCACCGTTCGCGCGGTTCGGCTCCGCTGGCCTACCGAATGACCCACAAGGCTGCCGAGCCCATCGGCTGGTTCGCCACCGGTGTCGCGATCGTCATCGGCATCTACTATGCCGCGATCATCGGCTGGGCCGGTTCCTATATGTTCTTCTCCCTCAAGGAATCGTGGGGCGACAACGCCGAGGAGTTCTTCTTCAGCGAGTACCTGAAGATGGGCGATCCGGGCATCTCCCTGGACTTCGTCCCGGCGGTCCTCATCCCGGTCATCATCGTCTGGGCGATTGTCCTCGTCGTCCTGCTGATGGGCGTCCAGAACGGCATCGCGGGCTTCTCGAAGATCTTCATTCCGCTGCTCATCATCCTCTTCCTCGCCCTGGTCGTCCGGTCGCTGTTCCTGCCCGGTGCCGCTGAGGGACTCGATGCACTGTTCACTCCGGATTTCGCGGCGTTGGCTGATCACAAGGTGTGGATCGCGGCGTACGGGCAGATCTTCTTCTCCCTGTCGATCGCCTTCGGCATCATGATCACCTACGCCTCGTATCTGAAGAAGAAGACGAACCTCACCGGCGCGGGCCTCGTCGTCGGCTTCTCGAACTCGGCGTTCGAGATCCTCGCCGGCATCGGCATCTTCGCCGCACTCGGCTTCATGGCCACGGCGCAGGGTGTCGAGGTCGCCGATGTGGCCTCCTCGGGCATCGGCCTGGCCTTCGTCGGCTTCCCGACGCTGATCTCCGAGATGCCGGGTGGCGCGATCTTCGGATTCGTCTTCTTCGCCTGCCTCGTCTTCGCTGGTCTGACCTCGCTGATCTCGATCGTCCAGGTGCCCATCCAGGCGCTGCGCGACAAGTTCCGCGTCAGCAACAAGGCCTCGACCGCTTGGGTCGTCGGCGTCATGGCCGTCGTCTCCATCCTGCTCATGCCCACCGTCACCGGCCTGTACGCACTCGACACCATGGATGCGTTCGCGAACAATCTCGGTATCGTCGGCTCCGCCGTGCTCGCGATCATCGTCGTCGCTTGGCTGCTGCGCAAGATGCCGGTCTTCAGCCGTCACCTCAATGCCGTCTCGAGCTTCAAGCTCGGACCGATCTGGATGGCCCTCATCTCGATCACCGGCGTGGTGCTCGTCTACATGCTCATCACGCAGATCATCGCCTACGCCACTGACGGCTATGAGGACTATCCACCGCTCATCCTCGGCGTCTACGGCTGGGGCATGATCGCGCTGCTCATCGTCGCGTCGATCATCCTCACGCTGGTCAAATGGCCGAAGAAGACGATCGATGACATGCACGAGGCGATCGCCGATTCCGTCGCCGAAGATAACCTCCGCAACGAGACAAAGGGAGTCTGA
- a CDS encoding methionine/alanine import family NSS transporter small subunit, with product MGTSAIIMMIIAMVTVWGGLIAAMLHLRKHPDEE from the coding sequence ATGGGCACTTCAGCAATCATCATGATGATCATCGCGATGGTCACCGTCTGGGGCGGGCTCATCGCAGCCATGCTGCACCTGCGCAAGCACCCCGACGAGGAGTGA
- a CDS encoding amino acid permease — translation MAGEWKRTKSIEQSIRDTQDPEHQLKKNLGALDLVIFGVGVCIGAGIFVLTGQAAATNAGPGIALSFLIAGVACGLAALCYAEFASTVPVAGSAYTFTFATMGELLAWIIGWDLILEFTVGSAALATSFSQYLAVVLQNTPFAIPDAIATAEGGWINLPAGLLVLGLTIVLVTGIKLSSGINIIVTCLKVVVVLVVIIVGLFFVKVANWVPFIPPAQEPADTGGSMLHLPVIQGLFGLEPSVFGMGGIFAAAAMVFFAFIGFDVVATTAEETKNPQKNLPIGIFGSLAIVTGLYIAVSLVITGMQNYKDIDPEDGAPLATAFVNVGLPVMGSLIAIGACIGLIVVCMILFMGQTRVGFSMARDGLLPQWLAKTNPKYGTPYRFTIITGVIIAIIAAFVPLSTLAELVNIGTLSAFVLVSIGVIVLRRTRPELERPFKVPFVPVLPIISAIICFYLMLNLNMDTWIRFLVWLAIGLIVYFAYSRKHSRLNTPAEVAVP, via the coding sequence ATGGCTGGCGAATGGAAACGCACGAAGTCCATCGAACAGAGCATCCGTGACACTCAGGACCCCGAACATCAGCTGAAGAAGAACCTCGGCGCCCTCGACCTCGTCATCTTCGGAGTCGGCGTCTGCATCGGGGCCGGCATCTTCGTCCTCACTGGGCAGGCCGCGGCCACGAATGCGGGACCCGGCATCGCCCTGTCCTTCCTCATCGCGGGTGTCGCCTGCGGCCTCGCGGCACTCTGCTACGCGGAATTCGCGTCGACGGTGCCGGTCGCCGGCAGCGCCTATACGTTCACCTTCGCGACGATGGGCGAGCTGCTGGCCTGGATCATCGGCTGGGACCTCATCCTCGAGTTCACCGTCGGATCGGCTGCGCTCGCGACCTCATTCAGCCAATACCTGGCTGTCGTCCTCCAGAACACCCCGTTCGCGATCCCAGATGCCATCGCCACAGCCGAGGGCGGATGGATCAACCTGCCCGCCGGGCTGCTCGTGCTGGGTCTGACGATCGTTCTCGTCACCGGCATCAAGCTCTCGAGCGGGATCAACATCATCGTCACCTGCCTCAAGGTCGTCGTCGTCCTCGTCGTCATCATCGTCGGGCTCTTCTTCGTCAAGGTCGCAAACTGGGTGCCGTTCATCCCGCCGGCACAGGAACCCGCCGACACCGGCGGCTCGATGCTCCACCTGCCCGTCATCCAGGGACTCTTCGGTCTCGAACCGAGCGTCTTCGGCATGGGCGGCATCTTCGCCGCGGCGGCCATGGTGTTCTTCGCGTTCATCGGCTTCGACGTCGTGGCCACCACCGCGGAGGAGACGAAGAACCCGCAGAAGAATCTGCCCATCGGCATCTTCGGCTCACTGGCCATCGTCACAGGTCTCTACATCGCCGTCTCGCTCGTCATCACCGGCATGCAGAACTACAAGGACATCGACCCCGAGGACGGTGCTCCGCTGGCGACGGCGTTCGTCAACGTCGGACTGCCCGTGATGGGCAGCCTCATTGCGATCGGTGCCTGCATCGGACTCATCGTCGTCTGCATGATCCTCTTCATGGGACAGACGCGCGTCGGCTTCTCGATGGCCCGCGACGGGCTGCTGCCGCAGTGGCTGGCGAAGACGAACCCGAAGTACGGCACCCCGTACAGGTTCACGATCATCACCGGTGTGATCATCGCGATCATCGCCGCGTTCGTGCCCCTGTCGACGCTCGCCGAACTCGTCAACATCGGTACGCTCTCGGCCTTCGTCCTCGTCTCGATCGGCGTCATCGTGCTGCGGCGCACCCGTCCCGAGCTCGAGCGCCCATTCAAGGTCCCGTTCGTCCCGGTGCTGCCGATCATCTCCGCGATCATCTGCTTCTACCTCATGCTCAACCTCAACATGGACACGTGGATCCGCTTCCTCGTGTGGTTGGCGATCGGCCTCATCGTGTACTTCGCGTACTCGCGCAAGCACAGCCGACTCAACACCCCCGCCGAGGTGGCCGTGCCGTAA
- a CDS encoding S-(hydroxymethyl)mycothiol dehydrogenase yields MPQTVKGVISRSKGAPVELTDIVIPDPGPGEVIVDVKSCGVCHTDFHYREGGISDDYPFLLGHESAGVVSEIGDGVTNVEVGDFVILNWRAICGECRACKRGEPWYCFATHNASQKMTLPDGTELEAALGIGSFAEKTLVAAGQCTKVPESDPAVVGLLGCGMMAGIGAAINTGEVTRGKTVAVIGAGGVGCAAIAGSALAGAGTIIALDIDEKKLDWAKDLGATHTVSTKGMSEDEVVAAIQERTGGFGADVVIDAVGLPATWRQAFYGRDLAGTVVLVGVPTPEMELTVPLLDVFGRGGKLKSSWYGDCLPDRDFPMLVDLYQQGRFPLEKFVTERIGLGDVEEAFEKMGQGKVLRSVVEF; encoded by the coding sequence ATGCCACAGACAGTCAAAGGCGTCATCTCCCGCAGCAAGGGAGCACCCGTCGAACTCACTGACATCGTCATCCCCGATCCGGGACCGGGCGAGGTCATCGTCGACGTGAAGTCGTGCGGAGTCTGCCACACGGACTTCCACTACCGCGAGGGCGGAATCAGCGATGACTACCCGTTCCTGCTCGGCCACGAGTCCGCCGGAGTCGTCTCCGAGATCGGCGACGGCGTGACGAACGTCGAGGTCGGCGACTTCGTCATCCTCAACTGGCGTGCGATCTGCGGCGAATGCCGCGCATGCAAGCGCGGTGAGCCCTGGTACTGCTTCGCCACGCACAACGCTTCGCAGAAGATGACTCTGCCCGACGGCACTGAGCTCGAGGCCGCACTGGGCATCGGCTCGTTCGCCGAGAAGACGCTGGTGGCCGCCGGTCAGTGCACGAAGGTCCCCGAATCCGATCCTGCCGTCGTCGGTCTGCTCGGCTGCGGCATGATGGCCGGAATCGGCGCCGCCATCAACACCGGTGAGGTCACCCGCGGCAAGACCGTGGCCGTGATCGGCGCCGGCGGTGTCGGCTGTGCGGCGATCGCCGGTTCGGCCCTGGCTGGTGCCGGAACGATCATCGCCCTCGACATCGATGAGAAGAAGCTCGACTGGGCGAAGGATCTCGGTGCCACCCACACGGTGAGCACCAAGGGCATGAGCGAGGACGAGGTCGTCGCCGCGATCCAGGAGCGCACGGGCGGCTTCGGCGCCGATGTCGTCATCGACGCCGTCGGACTTCCGGCGACCTGGCGTCAGGCCTTCTACGGCCGCGATCTCGCGGGCACCGTCGTGCTCGTCGGCGTGCCCACCCCGGAGATGGAGCTGACCGTTCCGCTGCTCGACGTGTTCGGCCGCGGCGGCAAGCTCAAGTCCTCGTGGTACGGCGACTGCCTGCCGGACCGCGACTTCCCGATGCTCGTCGACCTCTACCAGCAGGGACGCTTCCCGCTGGAGAAGTTCGTCACCGAACGCATCGGACTCGGCGACGTCGAGGAGGCGTTTGAGAAGATGGGCCAGGGCAAGGTACTGCGATCGGTGGTGGAATTCTGA
- a CDS encoding MBL fold metallo-hydrolase produces MTAIEHLVTSGTFSLDGETHDVDNNVWIIGDDSEVIVIDPAHDVDAIAEAVGSRDVKAVLLTHGHDDHVGVVRDFAQRVGNPTVYLNPDDYVLWDMTYDSYRPDGQIAHGDTWTVGGVTLKALHTPGHSPGSTCFFVETGLPAPVSAGAGRAVGPVLFSGDTLFNGGPGATGRSYSSFETIIESIRDVLFPLPEATVVLTGHGDSTSIGAERPALDDWLKRGH; encoded by the coding sequence ATGACAGCTATTGAACATCTCGTCACGTCGGGCACGTTCTCCCTCGACGGTGAGACGCACGACGTGGACAACAACGTGTGGATCATCGGCGACGATTCCGAGGTCATCGTCATCGACCCCGCCCATGATGTCGATGCCATCGCCGAGGCGGTCGGATCCAGAGACGTCAAAGCCGTTCTGCTCACGCACGGTCACGATGATCACGTCGGAGTCGTCCGCGACTTCGCCCAGCGCGTCGGCAATCCCACCGTCTACCTCAACCCGGATGACTACGTGCTGTGGGACATGACGTACGACAGCTACCGTCCAGACGGGCAGATCGCCCACGGCGACACCTGGACCGTCGGCGGTGTCACGCTCAAGGCGCTGCATACCCCCGGCCACTCCCCCGGTTCGACGTGCTTCTTCGTCGAAACCGGTCTGCCGGCACCTGTGTCGGCGGGGGCCGGTCGGGCCGTCGGTCCGGTGCTGTTCTCCGGTGACACGCTGTTCAACGGCGGCCCCGGCGCCACCGGGCGGTCGTACTCGAGCTTCGAGACGATCATCGAATCGATCCGCGATGTGCTCTTCCCGCTGCCCGAGGCGACCGTCGTGCTCACCGGGCATGGCGATTCGACGTCGATCGGCGCCGAGCGCCCGGCGCTCGACGACTGGCTCAAACGCGGCCACTGA